One Coffea arabica cultivar ET-39 chromosome 5c, Coffea Arabica ET-39 HiFi, whole genome shotgun sequence DNA window includes the following coding sequences:
- the LOC113710194 gene encoding protein FAR-RED IMPAIRED RESPONSE 1 isoform X6, with translation MVDSSENAIQVTAHMVDVADQASHRDVGIAHSTAKDITGFGGVTEFEPHDGIEFESHEAAYSFYQEYAKSMGFTTSIKNSRRSKKSKEFIDAKFACSRYGITPESDGGSSRRPSVKKTDCKASMHVKRKKDGKWYIHEFLKEHNHELLPALAYHFRIHRNVKLAEKNNIDILHAVSERTRKMYVQMSRQSGGSPEIGFLRSGSDSQLDRGRSLVVEEGDSQLMVEYFMHLQRENPYFFYAIDVNEDQRLRNLFWVDAKSRKDYRSFNDVIVFDTSYMKGNEKMPFAPFVGVNHHFQPMLLGCGLLADETVSTFLWLMKTWHKAMGGQAPKVIITDQDKALKVAVEEVLPNSRHCFALWHIMERLPDTLSHTIKQHESFTRKFSKCVFKSLTDEQFDMKWWKMVGRFELHENEWIHSLYEDRKKWVPAFLRDAFLAGMSTIQRSESLISFFDKYIHKKISLKEFIRQYGTILQNRYEEEAIADFDTWHKQPALKSPSPWEKQMSTIYTHAIFKKFQVEVLGVVGCHPKKESENGSDVTFRVDDCEKGEDFTVMWNEATSEVSCSCLMFEFKGFLCRHAMIVLQMCGLSSIPFRYILKRWTKDVKNRQTVVDGTERILTRVQRYNDLCRRAIELGEEGSLSEERYNIAFHALVEGLKNCVDVNNKTGTEYSSNPIVLRGAQEEKHGVLSTKESKKKISNKKRKVQSDSEVATLQVEGSLQPMLGCNDHQWLLWKPAECAGTHTVELDGATS, from the exons ATGGTGGATAGTtctgaaaatgcaatccaagtgACTGCACATATGGTTGATGTTGCCGATCAAGCATCTCACAGGGATGTGGGGATTGCCCACTCAACCGCCAAGGATATAACTGGATTTGGTGGGGTTACTGAATTTGAGCCCCATGACGGTATTGAGTTTGAATCTCATGAGGCGGCTTATTCGTTTTATCAGGAATATGCCAAGTCAATGGGGTTCACCACCTCCATAAAGAACAGTCGACGAtcaaagaaatcaaaagaatTCATTGATGCTAAATTTGCTTGTTCTAGATATGGTATCACACCTGAATCAGATGGGGGCAGTAGTAGACGTCCTAGTGTGAAAAAGACAGATTGCAAAGCTAGCATGCACGTCAAGAGAAAGAAGGATGGAAAGTGGTATATCCATGAATTCCTAAAAGAACATAATCATGAACTCTTACCAGCCCTGGCTTATCATTTCCGGATACATAGAAATGTGAAATTAGCTGAAAAGAATAACATTGATATTCTGCATGCTGTCAGCGAAAGGACAAGAAAAATGTATGTCCAGATGTCAAGACAATCTGGTGGAAGTCCTGAAATAGGCTTCCTCAGGAGTGGCTCAGACTCCCAGCTTGATCGAGGCCGTTCACTGGTGGTAGAGGAGGGAGATTCTCAATTAATGGTTGAATATTTCATGCACCTTCAAAGAGAAAACCCTTATTTCTTCTATGCAATTGACGTGAATGAAGATCAGCGTTTAAGGAATTTGTTCTGGGTTGATGCAAAAAGTAGGAAAGACTATAGAAGCTTTAATGATGTCATTGTTTTTGACACAAGTTAcatgaaaggaaatgaaaaaatgCCTTTTGCTCCGTTTGTTGGagtaaatcatcattttcaaccGATGTTGCTTGGATGTGGATTGTTAGCAGATGAAACTGTGTCGACATTTCTTTGGTTAATGAAGACATGGCATAAAGCAATGGGTGGACAAGCTCCTAAAGTGATAATTACTGACCAAGATAAAGCATTGAAGGTCGCCGTGGAGGAAGTCCTCCCCAATTCACGCCATTGTTTTGCTCTTTGGCACATAATGGAAAGGTTACCTGATACCCTTTCTCATACAATTAAACAGCATGAAAGTTTTACACGAAAATTCAGCAAGTGTGTTTTTAAGTCGCTGACAGATGAACAGTTTGATATGAAATGGTGGAAGATGGTTGGAAGATTTGAACTACATGAAAATGAATGGATTCATTCTTTGTATGAAGACCGCAAAAAGTGGGTACCAGCTTTCTTGCGAGATGCTTTTTTGGCAGGGATGTCAACAATTCAACGATCTGaaagtttaatttcattttttgacaaatatatacataaaaaGATCAGTCTGAAAGAGTTTATTAGACAATATGGTACAATTCTTCAAAATAGGTATGAAGAAGAAGCCATAGCTGACTTTGATACGTGGCACAAACAACCAGCACTGAAGTCCCCTTCTCCTTGGGAGAAACAAATGTCAACAATTTACACACATGCAATTTTCAAGAAGTTTCAAGTGGAGGTTTTGGGTGTAGTGGGCTGCCATCCTAAGAAGGAAAGTGAGAACGGAAGTGATGTGACTTTTAGAGTCGATGACTGTGAAAAAGGTGAAGATTTTACTGTCATGTGGAATGAGGCAACGTCAGAGGTTTCTTGTTCATGCCTTATGTTTGAATTTAAAGGTTTTCTTTGTAGACATGCTATGATTGTTCTGCAAATGTGTGGTCTTTCTAGCATCCCTTTTCGATACATTTTAAAGAGGTGGACAAAAGATGTAAAGAACAGGCAAACTGTGGTGGATGGAACAGAAAGGATTCTGACTAGAGTTCAACGATACAATGATTTATGTAGACGTGCAATTGAATTAGGAGAAGAAGGGTCTTTATCTGAGGAGCGTTACAATATCGCTTTTCATGCACTCGTTGAAGGCTTGAAGAACTGTGTAGATGTTAACAACAAAACTGGTACCGAGTATAGCAGCAACCCTATTGTACTCCGAGGTGCACAAGAGGAGAAGCATGGAGTCCTTTCTACTAAAGAAAGTAAAAAGAAGATctcaaacaagaaaagaaag GTACAATCAGATTCAGAAGTTGCGACTCTCCAAGTTGAAGGCAGCTTGCAGCCAATG CTCGGATGCAATGACCATCAATGGCTATTATGGAAGCCAGCAGAATGTGCAGGGACTC ATACAGTTGAACTTGATGGAGCCACCTCATGA
- the LOC113710194 gene encoding protein FAR-RED IMPAIRED RESPONSE 1 isoform X5, with product MVDSSENAIQVTAHMVDVADQASHRDVGIAHSTAKDITGFGGVTEFEPHDGIEFESHEAAYSFYQEYAKSMGFTTSIKNSRRSKKSKEFIDAKFACSRYGITPESDGGSSRRPSVKKTDCKASMHVKRKKDGKWYIHEFLKEHNHELLPALAYHFRIHRNVKLAEKNNIDILHAVSERTRKMYVQMSRQSGGSPEIGFLRSGSDSQLDRGRSLVVEEGDSQLMVEYFMHLQRENPYFFYAIDVNEDQRLRNLFWVDAKSRKDYRSFNDVIVFDTSYMKGNEKMPFAPFVGVNHHFQPMLLGCGLLADETVSTFLWLMKTWHKAMGGQAPKVIITDQDKALKVAVEEVLPNSRHCFALWHIMERLPDTLSHTIKQHESFTRKFSKCVFKSLTDEQFDMKWWKMVGRFELHENEWIHSLYEDRKKWVPAFLRDAFLAGMSTIQRSESLISFFDKYIHKKISLKEFIRQYGTILQNRYEEEAIADFDTWHKQPALKSPSPWEKQMSTIYTHAIFKKFQVEVLGVVGCHPKKESENGSDVTFRVDDCEKGEDFTVMWNEATSEVSCSCLMFEFKGFLCRHAMIVLQMCGLSSIPFRYILKRWTKDVKNRQTVVDGTERILTRVQRYNDLCRRAIELGEEGSLSEERYNIAFHALVEGLKNCVDVNNKTGTEYSSNPIVLRGAQEEKHGVLSTKESKKKISNKKRKVQSDSEVATLQVEGSLQPMLGCNDHQWLLWKPAECAGTPADTVELDGATS from the exons ATGGTGGATAGTtctgaaaatgcaatccaagtgACTGCACATATGGTTGATGTTGCCGATCAAGCATCTCACAGGGATGTGGGGATTGCCCACTCAACCGCCAAGGATATAACTGGATTTGGTGGGGTTACTGAATTTGAGCCCCATGACGGTATTGAGTTTGAATCTCATGAGGCGGCTTATTCGTTTTATCAGGAATATGCCAAGTCAATGGGGTTCACCACCTCCATAAAGAACAGTCGACGAtcaaagaaatcaaaagaatTCATTGATGCTAAATTTGCTTGTTCTAGATATGGTATCACACCTGAATCAGATGGGGGCAGTAGTAGACGTCCTAGTGTGAAAAAGACAGATTGCAAAGCTAGCATGCACGTCAAGAGAAAGAAGGATGGAAAGTGGTATATCCATGAATTCCTAAAAGAACATAATCATGAACTCTTACCAGCCCTGGCTTATCATTTCCGGATACATAGAAATGTGAAATTAGCTGAAAAGAATAACATTGATATTCTGCATGCTGTCAGCGAAAGGACAAGAAAAATGTATGTCCAGATGTCAAGACAATCTGGTGGAAGTCCTGAAATAGGCTTCCTCAGGAGTGGCTCAGACTCCCAGCTTGATCGAGGCCGTTCACTGGTGGTAGAGGAGGGAGATTCTCAATTAATGGTTGAATATTTCATGCACCTTCAAAGAGAAAACCCTTATTTCTTCTATGCAATTGACGTGAATGAAGATCAGCGTTTAAGGAATTTGTTCTGGGTTGATGCAAAAAGTAGGAAAGACTATAGAAGCTTTAATGATGTCATTGTTTTTGACACAAGTTAcatgaaaggaaatgaaaaaatgCCTTTTGCTCCGTTTGTTGGagtaaatcatcattttcaaccGATGTTGCTTGGATGTGGATTGTTAGCAGATGAAACTGTGTCGACATTTCTTTGGTTAATGAAGACATGGCATAAAGCAATGGGTGGACAAGCTCCTAAAGTGATAATTACTGACCAAGATAAAGCATTGAAGGTCGCCGTGGAGGAAGTCCTCCCCAATTCACGCCATTGTTTTGCTCTTTGGCACATAATGGAAAGGTTACCTGATACCCTTTCTCATACAATTAAACAGCATGAAAGTTTTACACGAAAATTCAGCAAGTGTGTTTTTAAGTCGCTGACAGATGAACAGTTTGATATGAAATGGTGGAAGATGGTTGGAAGATTTGAACTACATGAAAATGAATGGATTCATTCTTTGTATGAAGACCGCAAAAAGTGGGTACCAGCTTTCTTGCGAGATGCTTTTTTGGCAGGGATGTCAACAATTCAACGATCTGaaagtttaatttcattttttgacaaatatatacataaaaaGATCAGTCTGAAAGAGTTTATTAGACAATATGGTACAATTCTTCAAAATAGGTATGAAGAAGAAGCCATAGCTGACTTTGATACGTGGCACAAACAACCAGCACTGAAGTCCCCTTCTCCTTGGGAGAAACAAATGTCAACAATTTACACACATGCAATTTTCAAGAAGTTTCAAGTGGAGGTTTTGGGTGTAGTGGGCTGCCATCCTAAGAAGGAAAGTGAGAACGGAAGTGATGTGACTTTTAGAGTCGATGACTGTGAAAAAGGTGAAGATTTTACTGTCATGTGGAATGAGGCAACGTCAGAGGTTTCTTGTTCATGCCTTATGTTTGAATTTAAAGGTTTTCTTTGTAGACATGCTATGATTGTTCTGCAAATGTGTGGTCTTTCTAGCATCCCTTTTCGATACATTTTAAAGAGGTGGACAAAAGATGTAAAGAACAGGCAAACTGTGGTGGATGGAACAGAAAGGATTCTGACTAGAGTTCAACGATACAATGATTTATGTAGACGTGCAATTGAATTAGGAGAAGAAGGGTCTTTATCTGAGGAGCGTTACAATATCGCTTTTCATGCACTCGTTGAAGGCTTGAAGAACTGTGTAGATGTTAACAACAAAACTGGTACCGAGTATAGCAGCAACCCTATTGTACTCCGAGGTGCACAAGAGGAGAAGCATGGAGTCCTTTCTACTAAAGAAAGTAAAAAGAAGATctcaaacaagaaaagaaag GTACAATCAGATTCAGAAGTTGCGACTCTCCAAGTTGAAGGCAGCTTGCAGCCAATG CTCGGATGCAATGACCATCAATGGCTATTATGGAAGCCAGCAGAATGTGCAGGGACTC CTGCAGATACAGTTGAACTTGATGGAGCCACCTCATGA